The following are from one region of the Fusarium verticillioides 7600 chromosome 1, whole genome shotgun sequence genome:
- a CDS encoding hypothetical protein (At least one base has a quality score < 10) encodes MGRNRVLSFMSQFSAGTKTPPPSTSPPSNSPHRPGHRKTNSGTEPFPDHRVSTDISRPNTPPSRPDYGTPINGGSPIEPSARRRRSSSAASSRPPSMVLAHQPPIMDITEDTIPELQPIFSFLNSHSNKLYQEGYFLKLDDQNTQGKPNPDRTWTECFAQLVGTVLSLWDAAELDAAGEDGEVLPKFINLTDASIKMIESLPTRSSDEQPLQNILSISTAGRNRYLLHFNSRHSLLQWTAGIRLAIFEHSSLQEAYTGALIAGKGKSLNNIGVIMERARFPTEEWVRVRFGAGVPWRRCWCVITPPDEKQYAKLQKELKKRSPYDRSPVPTLKGDIKFYDQRKDGKKQKKMQPIATITDAYSAYAIYPQSKSLIDASTLLKVEGNIAIHTDPPSSTEGFVFIMPETHPAVSGFEMLMRFLFPTWDTFGLYGRPGRLVASTLDSRSLMFAMPKSRRYGYLENLDVSNLILEDGSSGWGERDWRKKLKECTGTRMNAVDDAPTTRSRSNSRKSVRLSFGDGPPKPKAGFSDEQVPTRSSRSFSLTERTRTDSAPADPARVAFGGHGRNSSDPNQLGGPPFRPGTNENSPYSGSPRRGQTPVGAPHHNQTSRDESPAYQNERAPSGSPPLKDLDGMRQMHTPEPVSQPPAFSHGSQARPVSRAYHSPELRRANSRLSVTTLAQLATAGGLGGPNDSNPSPRGDEVDAARSGPSVLPPHANSVGISANDNRSREALSPLNQDPSSNSLPPPANLSQQRSRSPLAQPPLGPPNAYGRGPNSRPGTSEGRRSPMPPGMPPQQRPPHPQNTNRRPDMGPDGRRPSDPRGPGFDGRRPSDPRGRGNGPPPGHMPPPHGPHGNFRPGPGRSGPPGPPPGYRPNGPPHGPPNGPPGLKGYRKPVPGGPPPPAPFENSKGNTMSGSSGITTNEIIDHYAFDQGRQTPRQGTPNSERRPGPPGRQESHTSNQSSHYEDNSPTSSLKNFVDTYQYSEPKPRAGVLKTVGGAEEPDPRDPGFDIPDINFGPTINYAAIKDRSKTPGALTPGGSSQRPHTPGGQGPTPPPHKSSGSQGSLGRKESPDPKRTMAWQPGASTPPSNAHGLSPEEFVQQRAAHARSASSNTLGGSPSPGMKRTSSSDMLQAIQNGRHSRSSSADLLARPGSRGASSTLNFASSGETSSHLSAREQEHVARLTGQPLISMPGHQRQGSQGSFMPGHQRQASSGSGLVGAIEAREREKQQMKQGVNSQAVQHAISQRQQQQAAMAYQQQMAQQQMAQQQMMQQQVAQQQQIAYQQQAHQQQNYQQGYQQPMMGAGTIPPYSPMGQPAGQYTPGGSPYGPAPQQMGGHGQPNSFSRPLRAAQQVDPRFVPPQGQYGPSPGAQQTARNVHPQYQGQAF; translated from the exons ATGGGTCGAAATCGAG TCCTCTCTTTTATGTCCCAGTTCTCTGCGGGCACAAAGACACCGCcgccctcaacttctcctccgTCAAACTCACCTCACAGACCGGGGCATCGCAAGACGAACTCTGGTACAGAACCCTTTCCCGACCACCGAGTCAGTACCGACATTTCTCGGCCAAATACACCGCCTTCGCGGCCAGATTATGGCACTCCCATAAACGGCGGCTCCCCGATCGAACCTTCTGCTCGCCGAAGACGCAGCTcatctgctgcatcatcacGACCCCCGTCCATGGTCctggctcatcaaccaccCATCATGGATATCACGGAGGATACAATCCCCGAACTGCAGCCCATCTTTTCATTCCTTAACAGCCATTCCAACAAGCTGTACCAAGAGGGTTATTTCCTCAAACTCGATGACCAGAATACAC AGGGTAAACCCAACCCTGATAGAACTTGGACAGAGTGTTTTGCCCAGCTAGTGGGAACCGTCTTGTCACTATGGGATGCCGCGGAACTAGATGCGGCTGGAGAAGACGGCGAAGTCTTACCCAAGTTTATCAACTTGACGGATGCCTCGATCAAAATG ATTGAGTCGCTGCCTACAAGATCTTCAGATGAGCAACCGCTACAGAACATCCTGAGCATCTCAACGGCTGGAAGAAACAGATATCTCCTCCATTTCAACTCGCGGCACTCGCTGCTGCAATGGACTGCTGGCATTCGACTAGCTATTTTCGAGCACTCTTCTCTGCAGGAGGCTTATACTGGCGCTCTGATTGCCGGCAAGGGCAAATCGCTCAACAATATTGGTGTCATCATGGAGAGGGCACGATTCCCCACCGAAGAATGGGTTAGAGTCCGATTCGGCGCTGGTGtaccttggagaagatgctggtgTGTTATCACCCCCCCTGACGAAAAGCAGTATGCAAAACTccagaaggagctcaagaagaggtctCCTTACGATCGATCGCCTGTGCCCACACTCAAGGGAGATATCAAATTTTACGACCAGCGGAAGGATGgtaagaagcagaagaagatgcagccAATTGCTACCATCACCGACGCCTACTCTGCCTATGCCATCTATCCTCAGTCCAAGTCATTGATTGATGCGTCGACCTTACTCAAGGTTGAGGGTAACATTGCTATTCATACTGATCCTCCCTCGTCTACCGAAGGgttcgtcttcatcatgcctgAGACACACCCTGCTGTGAGCggattcgagatgctgatgcGTTTCCTCTTTCCAACCTGGGATACATTTGGTCTTTACGGCCGACCTGGTAGACTTGTTGCCAGCACACTTGACTCCAGGTCTCTCATGTTTGCTATGCCTAAGAGCCGCCGCTATGGTTATCTTGAGAATTTGGATGTTTCCAACCTcattcttgaggatggtaGCTCTGGATGGGGCGAGAGAGATtggagaaagaagctcaaggaatGCACTGGTACTCGCATGAATGCTGTAGATGATGCACCCACGACACGTTCTCGAAGCAACAGTCGAAAGAGTGTTCGACTAAGCTTTGGTGATGGACCTCCAAAGCCCAAGGCCGGATTTTCAGATGAACAAGTTCCAACCAGATCCTCGCGATCATTCTCTCTTACTGAGCGCACTCGAACAGACTCAGCTCCCGCAGATCCTGCGAGGGTTGCCTTTGGAGGACATGGCCGTAACTCATCCGACCCCAACCAATTGGGAGGCCCTCCTTTCCGTCCTGGTACCAATGAAAATAGCCCTTACTCAGGCTCGCCACGACGTGGACAAACTCCCGTTGGCGCTCCACACCATAACCAAACTTCCCGTGACGAGAGTCCCGCTTACCAGAATGAACGAGCTCCCTCTGGCTCTCCTCCCCTGAAAGACTTGGATGGCATGCGTCAGATGCATACTCCTGAACCAGTCTCACAACCCCCAGCCTTCAGTCACGGGTCTCAGGCTCGCCCCGTCAGCAGAGCTTACCATTCCCCTGAGCTTAGGCGGGCTAATAGTAGGCTTTCCGTCACAACTCTGGCCCAGCTTGCCACAGCTGGCGGGTTAGGTGGCCCGAACGATTCGAATCCTTCTCCACGAGGAGATGAGGTGGACGCTGCAAGATCTGGACCATCGGTACTGCCACCACACGCCAACTCCGTAGGGATATCTGCTAACGACAACCGCTCGCGTGAAGCTTTAAGCCCACTGAATCAGGATCCCTCTTCCAACAgtcttcctcctccggcAAACTTATCCCAACAACGATCACGATCGCCACTGGCCCAGCCCCCGCTTGGGCCTCCTAATGCCTATGGCCGCGGGCCTAACTCACGTCCTGGAACTTCAGAAGGACGGCGATCTCCGATGCCTCCCGGCATGCCACCTCAACAACGACCTCCCCATCCTCAAAATACCAACCGTCGGCCTGACATGGGCCCTGATGGCCGCCGACCGTCTGATCCTCGGGGTCCTGGATTTGACGGGCGTAGACCTTCAGACCCTCGAGGTCGTGGCAATGGTCCTCCTCCTGGCCATATGCCTCCGCCACATGGTCCCCATGGTAATTTTCGTCCCGGACCGGGGCGCTCCGGACCTCCTGGACCACCTCCGGGTTATCGCCCTAACGGACCTCCTCATGGACCGCCAAATGGACCACCGGGGCTCAAGGGTTATCGGAAGCCTGTGCCAGGCGGACCTCCACCACCTGCTCCTTTTGAAAATTCTAAGGGTAACACCATGTCGGGTAGCAGTGGGATCACCACGAATGAGATAATCGACCATTATGCGTTCGACCAAGGTCGTCAAACACCTCGGCAAGGCACCCCTAACTCAGAGAGGCGACCAGGACCCCCAGGCAGGCAAGAAAGCCACACGAGCAACCAAAGCAGTCATTATGAGGATAATTCTCCTaccagcagcctcaagaacTTTGTAGATACATACCAATACAGTGAACCAAAGCCCCGAGCTGGTGTCCTGAAGACTGTCGGTGGCGCTGAGGAGCCTGATCCTCGAGATCCTGGCTTTGATATACCAGATATCAATTTCGGTCCGACTATTAATTACGCAGCAATCAAGGACCGCAGTAAAACTCCCGGCGCTCTGACTCCCGGTGGCTCATCACAGAGACCGCATACACCTGGGGGTCAAGGACCAACGCCCCCGCCTCATAAATCTTCGGGTTCTCAGGGATCTCTTGGGCGTAAGGAATCTCCAGACCCAAAGCGGACTATGGCATGGCAACCCGGCGCATCAACTCCCCCGAGCAACGCACACGGGTTAAGCCCCGAAGAATTTGTGCAGCAAAGGGCGGCCCATGCTCGGAGTGCTTCCAGCAACACGTTGGGCGGCTCACCCAGCCCAGGCATGAAACGAACTAGTTCCTCTGACATGCTACAAGCTATCCAGAACGGTCGCCACTCTCGCAGCAGCTCTGCTGATCTGCTTGCACGACCTGGATCGCGGGGTGCTAGTTCGACCTTGAACTTTGCAAGCTCTGGGGAGACATCTAGCCACCTCAGTGCTCGGGAGCAGGAGCATGTTGCTCGCCTTACAGGCCAACCGTTGATCAGCATGCCAGGACATCAGAGACAGGGTTCACAGGGTAGTTTTATGCCTGGCCACCAGAGGCAAGCTTCCTCTGGATCAGGGTTGGTTGGTGCTATCGAGGCCCGGGAACGGGAAAAGCAACAGATGAAGCAAGGAGTGAATAGCCAGGCAGTCCAGCATGCGATCAGCCAGCGTCAGCAGCAACAGGCTGCCATGGCGTACCAGCAGCAAATGGCACAGCAACAAATGGCTCAGCAGCAAATGATGCAACAACAAGtggctcagcagcaacagattGCGTACCAGCAGcaggctcatcaacaacaaaactACCAGCAAGgatatcaacagccaatgATGGGTGCTGGAACTATTCCCCCATACAGCCCCATGGGCCAGCCAGCTGGTCAGTACACTCCTGGTGGATCTCCGTACGGGCCGGCACCTCAGCAGATGGGAGGGCATGGACAGCCGAACAGTTTCTCGCGACCGCTTCGGGCTGCGCAGCAGGTCGACCCTCGCTTTGTACCACCTCAGGGTCAATACGGCCCATCGCCTGGAGCTCAGCAGACCGCTCGAAACGTTCATCCCCAGTATCAAGGACAAGCGTTTTAG
- a CDS encoding hypothetical protein (At least one base has a quality score < 10) yields MSQFSAGTKTPPPSTSPPSNSPHRPGHRKTNSGTEPFPDHRVSTDISRPNTPPSRPDYGTPINGGSPIEPSARRRRSSSAASSRPPSMVLAHQPPIMDITEDTIPELQPIFSFLNSHSNKLYQEGYFLKLDDQNTQGKPNPDRTWTECFAQLVGTVLSLWDAAELDAAGEDGEVLPKFINLTDASIKMIESLPTRSSDEQPLQNILSISTAGRNRYLLHFNSRHSLLQWTAGIRLAIFEHSSLQEAYTGALIAGKGKSLNNIGVIMERARFPTEEWVRVRFGAGVPWRRCWCVITPPDEKQYAKLQKELKKRSPYDRSPVPTLKGDIKFYDQRKDGKKQKKMQPIATITDAYSAYAIYPQSKSLIDASTLLKVEGNIAIHTDPPSSTEGFVFIMPETHPAVSGFEMLMRFLFPTWDTFGLYGRPGRLVASTLDSRSLMFAMPKSRRYGYLENLDVSNLILEDGSSGWGERDWRKKLKECTGTRMNAVDDAPTTRSRSNSRKSVRLSFGDGPPKPKAGFSDEQVPTRSSRSFSLTERTRTDSAPADPARVAFGGHGRNSSDPNQLGGPPFRPGTNENSPYSGSPRRGQTPVGAPHHNQTSRDESPAYQNERAPSGSPPLKDLDGMRQMHTPEPVSQPPAFSHGSQARPVSRAYHSPELRRANSRLSVTTLAQLATAGGLGGPNDSNPSPRGDEVDAARSGPSVLPPHANSVGISANDNRSREALSPLNQDPSSNSLPPPANLSQQRSRSPLAQPPLGPPNAYGRGPNSRPGTSEGRRSPMPPGMPPQQRPPHPQNTNRRPDMGPDGRRPSDPRGPGFDGRRPSDPRGRGNGPPPGHMPPPHGPHGNFRPGPGRSGPPGPPPGYRPNGPPHGPPNGPPGLKGYRKPVPGGPPPPAPFENSKGNTMSGSSGITTNEIIDHYAFDQGRQTPRQGTPNSERRPGPPGRQESHTSNQSSHYEDNSPTSSLKNFVDTYQYSEPKPRAGVLKTVGGAEEPDPRDPGFDIPDINFGPTINYAAIKDRSKTPGALTPGGSSQRPHTPGGQGPTPPPHKSSGSQGSLGRKESPDPKRTMAWQPGASTPPSNAHGLSPEEFVQQRAAHARSASSNTLGGSPSPGMKRTSSSDMLQAIQNGRHSRSSSADLLARPGSRGASSTLNFASSGETSSHLSAREQEHVARLTGQPLISMPGHQRQGSQGSFMPGHQRQASSGSGLVGAIEAREREKQQMKQGVNSQAVQHAISQRQQQQAAMAYQQQMAQQQMAQQQMMQQQVAQQQQIAYQQQAHQQQNYQQGYQQPMMGAGTIPPYSPMGQPAGQYTPGGSPYGPAPQQMGGHGQPNSFSRPLRAAQQVDPRFVPPQGQYGPSPGAQQTARNVHPQYQGQAF; encoded by the exons ATGTCCCAGTTCTCTGCGGGCACAAAGACACCGCcgccctcaacttctcctccgTCAAACTCACCTCACAGACCGGGGCATCGCAAGACGAACTCTGGTACAGAACCCTTTCCCGACCACCGAGTCAGTACCGACATTTCTCGGCCAAATACACCGCCTTCGCGGCCAGATTATGGCACTCCCATAAACGGCGGCTCCCCGATCGAACCTTCTGCTCGCCGAAGACGCAGCTcatctgctgcatcatcacGACCCCCGTCCATGGTCctggctcatcaaccaccCATCATGGATATCACGGAGGATACAATCCCCGAACTGCAGCCCATCTTTTCATTCCTTAACAGCCATTCCAACAAGCTGTACCAAGAGGGTTATTTCCTCAAACTCGATGACCAGAATACAC AGGGTAAACCCAACCCTGATAGAACTTGGACAGAGTGTTTTGCCCAGCTAGTGGGAACCGTCTTGTCACTATGGGATGCCGCGGAACTAGATGCGGCTGGAGAAGACGGCGAAGTCTTACCCAAGTTTATCAACTTGACGGATGCCTCGATCAAAATG ATTGAGTCGCTGCCTACAAGATCTTCAGATGAGCAACCGCTACAGAACATCCTGAGCATCTCAACGGCTGGAAGAAACAGATATCTCCTCCATTTCAACTCGCGGCACTCGCTGCTGCAATGGACTGCTGGCATTCGACTAGCTATTTTCGAGCACTCTTCTCTGCAGGAGGCTTATACTGGCGCTCTGATTGCCGGCAAGGGCAAATCGCTCAACAATATTGGTGTCATCATGGAGAGGGCACGATTCCCCACCGAAGAATGGGTTAGAGTCCGATTCGGCGCTGGTGtaccttggagaagatgctggtgTGTTATCACCCCCCCTGACGAAAAGCAGTATGCAAAACTccagaaggagctcaagaagaggtctCCTTACGATCGATCGCCTGTGCCCACACTCAAGGGAGATATCAAATTTTACGACCAGCGGAAGGATGgtaagaagcagaagaagatgcagccAATTGCTACCATCACCGACGCCTACTCTGCCTATGCCATCTATCCTCAGTCCAAGTCATTGATTGATGCGTCGACCTTACTCAAGGTTGAGGGTAACATTGCTATTCATACTGATCCTCCCTCGTCTACCGAAGGgttcgtcttcatcatgcctgAGACACACCCTGCTGTGAGCggattcgagatgctgatgcGTTTCCTCTTTCCAACCTGGGATACATTTGGTCTTTACGGCCGACCTGGTAGACTTGTTGCCAGCACACTTGACTCCAGGTCTCTCATGTTTGCTATGCCTAAGAGCCGCCGCTATGGTTATCTTGAGAATTTGGATGTTTCCAACCTcattcttgaggatggtaGCTCTGGATGGGGCGAGAGAGATtggagaaagaagctcaaggaatGCACTGGTACTCGCATGAATGCTGTAGATGATGCACCCACGACACGTTCTCGAAGCAACAGTCGAAAGAGTGTTCGACTAAGCTTTGGTGATGGACCTCCAAAGCCCAAGGCCGGATTTTCAGATGAACAAGTTCCAACCAGATCCTCGCGATCATTCTCTCTTACTGAGCGCACTCGAACAGACTCAGCTCCCGCAGATCCTGCGAGGGTTGCCTTTGGAGGACATGGCCGTAACTCATCCGACCCCAACCAATTGGGAGGCCCTCCTTTCCGTCCTGGTACCAATGAAAATAGCCCTTACTCAGGCTCGCCACGACGTGGACAAACTCCCGTTGGCGCTCCACACCATAACCAAACTTCCCGTGACGAGAGTCCCGCTTACCAGAATGAACGAGCTCCCTCTGGCTCTCCTCCCCTGAAAGACTTGGATGGCATGCGTCAGATGCATACTCCTGAACCAGTCTCACAACCCCCAGCCTTCAGTCACGGGTCTCAGGCTCGCCCCGTCAGCAGAGCTTACCATTCCCCTGAGCTTAGGCGGGCTAATAGTAGGCTTTCCGTCACAACTCTGGCCCAGCTTGCCACAGCTGGCGGGTTAGGTGGCCCGAACGATTCGAATCCTTCTCCACGAGGAGATGAGGTGGACGCTGCAAGATCTGGACCATCGGTACTGCCACCACACGCCAACTCCGTAGGGATATCTGCTAACGACAACCGCTCGCGTGAAGCTTTAAGCCCACTGAATCAGGATCCCTCTTCCAACAgtcttcctcctccggcAAACTTATCCCAACAACGATCACGATCGCCACTGGCCCAGCCCCCGCTTGGGCCTCCTAATGCCTATGGCCGCGGGCCTAACTCACGTCCTGGAACTTCAGAAGGACGGCGATCTCCGATGCCTCCCGGCATGCCACCTCAACAACGACCTCCCCATCCTCAAAATACCAACCGTCGGCCTGACATGGGCCCTGATGGCCGCCGACCGTCTGATCCTCGGGGTCCTGGATTTGACGGGCGTAGACCTTCAGACCCTCGAGGTCGTGGCAATGGTCCTCCTCCTGGCCATATGCCTCCGCCACATGGTCCCCATGGTAATTTTCGTCCCGGACCGGGGCGCTCCGGACCTCCTGGACCACCTCCGGGTTATCGCCCTAACGGACCTCCTCATGGACCGCCAAATGGACCACCGGGGCTCAAGGGTTATCGGAAGCCTGTGCCAGGCGGACCTCCACCACCTGCTCCTTTTGAAAATTCTAAGGGTAACACCATGTCGGGTAGCAGTGGGATCACCACGAATGAGATAATCGACCATTATGCGTTCGACCAAGGTCGTCAAACACCTCGGCAAGGCACCCCTAACTCAGAGAGGCGACCAGGACCCCCAGGCAGGCAAGAAAGCCACACGAGCAACCAAAGCAGTCATTATGAGGATAATTCTCCTaccagcagcctcaagaacTTTGTAGATACATACCAATACAGTGAACCAAAGCCCCGAGCTGGTGTCCTGAAGACTGTCGGTGGCGCTGAGGAGCCTGATCCTCGAGATCCTGGCTTTGATATACCAGATATCAATTTCGGTCCGACTATTAATTACGCAGCAATCAAGGACCGCAGTAAAACTCCCGGCGCTCTGACTCCCGGTGGCTCATCACAGAGACCGCATACACCTGGGGGTCAAGGACCAACGCCCCCGCCTCATAAATCTTCGGGTTCTCAGGGATCTCTTGGGCGTAAGGAATCTCCAGACCCAAAGCGGACTATGGCATGGCAACCCGGCGCATCAACTCCCCCGAGCAACGCACACGGGTTAAGCCCCGAAGAATTTGTGCAGCAAAGGGCGGCCCATGCTCGGAGTGCTTCCAGCAACACGTTGGGCGGCTCACCCAGCCCAGGCATGAAACGAACTAGTTCCTCTGACATGCTACAAGCTATCCAGAACGGTCGCCACTCTCGCAGCAGCTCTGCTGATCTGCTTGCACGACCTGGATCGCGGGGTGCTAGTTCGACCTTGAACTTTGCAAGCTCTGGGGAGACATCTAGCCACCTCAGTGCTCGGGAGCAGGAGCATGTTGCTCGCCTTACAGGCCAACCGTTGATCAGCATGCCAGGACATCAGAGACAGGGTTCACAGGGTAGTTTTATGCCTGGCCACCAGAGGCAAGCTTCCTCTGGATCAGGGTTGGTTGGTGCTATCGAGGCCCGGGAACGGGAAAAGCAACAGATGAAGCAAGGAGTGAATAGCCAGGCAGTCCAGCATGCGATCAGCCAGCGTCAGCAGCAACAGGCTGCCATGGCGTACCAGCAGCAAATGGCACAGCAACAAATGGCTCAGCAGCAAATGATGCAACAACAAGtggctcagcagcaacagattGCGTACCAGCAGcaggctcatcaacaacaaaactACCAGCAAGgatatcaacagccaatgATGGGTGCTGGAACTATTCCCCCATACAGCCCCATGGGCCAGCCAGCTGGTCAGTACACTCCTGGTGGATCTCCGTACGGGCCGGCACCTCAGCAGATGGGAGGGCATGGACAGCCGAACAGTTTCTCGCGACCGCTTCGGGCTGCGCAGCAGGTCGACCCTCGCTTTGTACCACCTCAGGGTCAATACGGCCCATCGCCTGGAGCTCAGCAGACCGCTCGAAACGTTCATCCCCAGTATCAAGGACAAGCGTTTTAG